In Phyllostomus discolor isolate MPI-MPIP mPhyDis1 chromosome 2, mPhyDis1.pri.v3, whole genome shotgun sequence, the following are encoded in one genomic region:
- the MAPK8IP2 gene encoding C-Jun-amino-terminal kinase-interacting protein 2, protein MADRAQMFALSTFHSLSPPGCRPPQDISLEEFDDEDLSEITDDCGLGLSYDSDHCEKDSLSLGRSEQLHPICSFQDDFQEFEMIDDNEEEEEEEEEEDEEEEEGEGKDLGSPCSEAPALELRSPSPSLEEPHKHRPTTLSLTMLGTQDSLNNNGGFAPPPPASWQETGLCSHPQEPLREPPARRLPADTCPRGGQSPVGPGCDCEGNRPGDPPAPSGASPTSDPGIEVDLGSGSSAGLGVRRSSQELSSPGSDSEDAGAARLGRMISSISETELELSSSSGRSSHLTNSIEEASSPASEPEPEPEPASEPPRRPAFLPVGQDDTNSEYESGSESEPDLSEDADSPWLLSNLVSRMISEGSSPILCPGQCLSPAQRPPGEAASPAGGAPEAAVRGGVELVDMETLCGPPPPAPPAPRPGPAQPGPCLFLSNPTRDTITPLWATPGRAARTGRACSAACSEEEDEDDEDEDETEDKVGPPGGRGGGPEAPLDASLVYDAVKYTLVVDEHTQLELVSLRRCAGLGEDSSEEDSGGEASEDEAGAALLGVGQGPEGASPDSPDLTFSKKFLNVFVNSTSRSSSTESFGLFSCLVNGEEREQTHRAVFRFIPRHPDELELDVDDPVLVEAEEDDFWFRGFNMRTGERGVFPAFYAHAVPGPAKELLGSKRSPCWVERFDVQFLGSVEVPCHQGNGILCAAMQKIATARKLTVHLRPPASCDLEISLRGVKLSLSGGPEFQHCSHFFQMKNISFCGCHPRNSCYFGFITKHPLLSRFACHVFVSQESMRPVAQSVGRAFLEYYQEHLEYACPTEDIYLE, encoded by the exons gcctccccaggacATCAGCCTGGAGGAGTTTGACGACGAAGACCTGTCTGAGATCACTGATGACTGTGGCCTGGGCCTCAGCTACGACTCGGACCACTGCgagaag GACAGCCTCTCCCTGGGGCGCTCGGAGCAGCTGCACCCCATCTGCTCCTTCCAGGATGACTTCCAGGAGTTTGAGATGATCGATGAcaatgaagaggaggaggaggaggaagaggaggaggatgaggaggaggaggaaggggagggcaaGGATCTGGGAAGCCCCTGCTCAGAAGCCCCTGCCCTTGAGCTGcggagcccctccccctccctggaggAGCCCCACAAGCACCGGCCCACCACGCTCAGCCTGACCATGCTGGGCACCCAG GACTCCCTGAACAACAACGGAGGCTTTGCCCCACCACCTCCAGCTTCCTGGCAAGAGACAGGGCTGTGCTCACACCCCCAGGAGCCCCTCCGAG AGCCGCCTGCACGACGCCTGCCTGCTGACACCTGTCCCCGTGGGGGGCAGTCACCTGTGGGCCCAGGCTGTGACTGCGAGGGGAACCGACCCGGGgatcccccagcccccagtggggCCTCTCCCACCTCAGATCCCGGCATCGAGGTGGACCTGGGGAGTGGCTCTAGCGCGGGCCTCGGGGTCCGGCGCAGCAGCCAGGAGCTGTCGTCGCCGGGCTCCGACTCGGAGGACGCCGGGGCCGCGCGCCTGGGGCGCATGATCTCGTCCATCTCGGAGACAGAGCTGgagctcagcagcagcagcggccgcTCCTCGCACCTCACCAACTCCATCGAGGAGGCTTCGTCGCCAGCCTCGGAGCCCGAGCCCGAGCCCGAGCCCGCGAGCGAGCCCCCTCGCCGCCCGGCCTTCTTACCCGTGGGCCAGGATGACACCAACAGCGAGTATGAGTCCGGCTCCGAGTCAGAGCCGGACCTCAGCGAGGACGCCGACTCGCCCTGGCTGCTCAGCAACCTCGTGAGCCGCATGATCTCCGAGGGGTCCTCGCCcatcctctgccctggccagtgcctGTCTCCCGCGCAGCGTCCTCCGGGGGAGGCCGCATCACCTGCGGGCGGGGCTCCCGAGGCTGCGGTCCGGGGTGGTGTGGAGCTGGTGGACATGGAGACGCTGTGCGGGCCgccgccccccgcaccccccgcgCCCCGGCCTGGTCCCGCGCAGCCCGGGCCCTGCCTCTTCCTCAGCAACCCCACGCGCGACACCATCACACCGCTGTGGGCCACCCCGGGCCGCGCGGCCCGCACTGGCCGCGCCTGCTCCGCTGCCTGCTcggaggaggaggatgaagacGACGAGGACGAGGATGAGACGGAGGACAAGGTGgggccccctgggggcaggggcgggggcccgGAAGCCCCGCTGGACGCCTCGCTGGTGTACGACGCGGTCAAGTACACGCTGGTGGTGGACGAGCACACGCAGCTGGAGCTGGTGAGCCTGCGGCGCTGCGCGGGCCTGGGCGAGGACAGCAGCGAGGAGGACAGTGGCGGCGAGGCCAGCGAGGACGAGGCGGGAGCCGCTCTGCTGGGTGTCGGTCAGGGCCCAGAGGGCGCCTCCCCGGACAGCCCCGACCTCACCTTCTCCAAGAAGTTCCTCAACGTCTTCGTCAACAGCACGTCTCGGTCCTCCa GCACCGAGTCCTTTGGCCTCTTTTCCTGTCTGGTCAacggggaggagagagagcaaaccCACCGGGCTGTCTTCAG ATTCATCCCCCGCCACCCCGACGAGCTGGAGCTGGACGTGGACGACCCGGTGCTGGTGGAGGCTGAGGAGGACGACTTCTGGTTCCGCGGCTTCAACATGCGCACGGGGGAGCGGGGCGTCTTCCCTGCCTTCTACGCCCACGCGGTGCCGGGCCCGGCCAAGGAGCTGCTGG GGAGCAAGCGGAGCCCCTGCTGGGTGGAGCGCTTCGACGTGCAGTTCCTGGGCTCCGTGGAGGTGCCCTGTCACCAGGGCAACGGGATCCTGTGCGCCGCCATGCAGAAG ATCGCCACTGCCCGGAAACTGACCGTCCACCTGCGTccccctgcctcctgtgacctggAGATTTCTCTCCGGGGGGTCAAGCTGAGTCTGAGCGGTGGACCCGAG TTTCAGCACTGCAGCCACTTCTTCCAGATGAAGAACATCTCGTTCTGTGGCTGCCACCCCCGCAACAGCTG CTATTTCGGCTTCATCACAAAACACCCTCTGCTGAGCCGGTTCGCCTGCCACGTCTTCGTCTCCCAGGAGTCGATGCGGCCTGTGGCCCAGAGTGTGGG CCGCGCCTTCCTGGAGTACTACCAGGAGCACCTGGAGTACGCCTGCCCCACAGAGGACATCTACCTGGAGTAG
- the ARSA gene encoding arylsulfatase A, translating to MVVLWALPLALAAGLAAACPPNIVLVFADDLGYGDLGSYGHPSSATPNLDQLAAAGLRFTDFYVPVSLCTPSRAALLTGRLPVRSGLYPGVLEPGSQGGLPLEEVTLAEVLAARGYLTGMAGKWHLGVGPEGAFLPTHQGFHRFLGIPYSHDQGPCQNLTCFPPATPCDGICDQGLVPVPLLANLSVEVQPPWLPGLEARYVAFARDLMTDAQRQGRPFFLYYASHHTHYPQFSGQSSAGRSGRGPFGDSLMELDAAVGALMAALQDLGLLRQTLVIFTADNGPETMRMSHGGSSGLLRCGKGTTFEGGVREPALAFWPGHISPGVTHELASSLDLLPTLAALAGAPLPNVTLDGVDLSSLLLGIGKSPRQTMVFYSAYPDEIRGVFAVRKGKYKAHFFTQGSAHSDTTADPACHASSLLTAHEPPLLFDLSEDPGENYDLLRSGAEVSPEALEALKHLQLLKAQFDAGVNFGPSQVALGEDPALQMCCKPGCSPWPACCHCPETPP from the exons ATGGTGGTGCTGTGGGCCCTCCCACTGGCCTTGGCCGCAGGTCTGGCCGCCGCCTGCCCACCCAACATCGTGCTGGTCTTTGCTGATGACCTGGGCTACGGGGACCTGGGCTCCTACGGCCACCCCAGCTCCGCCACCCCCAACCTGGACCAGCTGGCCGCAGCAGGGCTGCGGTTCACTGACTTCTACGTGCCCGTGTCCCTGTGCACGCCCTCCCG gGCTGCCCTCCTGACCGGCCGACTCCCAGTCCGGTCGGGTCTGTACCCTGGAGTACTGGAGCCTGGATCCCAAGGGGGCCTGCCCCTGGAGGAGGTGACCCTGGCTGAGGTCCTGGCGGCCCGAGGCTACCTCACGGGCATGGCTGGCAAGTGGCATCTTGGGGTGGGGCCCGAGGGGGCCTTTCTGCCGACCCACCAGGGCTTCCATCGGTTCCTGGGCATCCCGTACTCCCACGACCAG GGCCCTTGCCAGAACCTGACCTGCTTCCCACCGGCCACCCCCTGCGACGGCATCTGTGACCAGGGCCTGGTCCCGGTCCCGCTGCTGGCCAACCTGTCTGTGGAGGTGCAGCCGCCCTGGCTGCCTGGCCTGGAGGCCCGCTACGTGGCCTTCGCCCGCGACCTCATGACCGACGCGCAGCGCCAGGGCCGCCCCTTCTTCCTGTACTACGCCTCCCAC CACACCCACTACCCGCAGTTCAGTGGGCAGAGCTCCGCCGGGCGCTCGGGCCGCGGGCCGTTCGGGGACTCCCTGATGGAGCTGGATGCGGCCGTGGGCGCCCTGATGGCGGCCCTGCAGGACCTGGGGCTGCTGCGACAGACGCTGGTCATCTTCACGGCAGACAACGG GCCGGAGACCATGCGGATGTCCCACGGCGGCTCCTCCGGCCTCCTGCGGTGCGGAAAGGGAACCACCTTCGAGGGCGGCGTCCGAGAGCCGGCCTTGGCCTTCTGGCCAGGCCACATCAGCCCTG gagtGACCCATGAGCTGGCCAGCTCCCTGGACCTGCTGCCCACTCTGGCGGCCCTGGCCGGGGCCCCGCTGCCCAACGTCACCTTGGACGGCGTGGACCTCAGCTCCCTACTGCTGGGCATAGGCAAG AGCCCCCGGCAGACTATGGTCTTCTACTCAGCCTACCCAGATGAGATCCGAGGGGTCTTTGCTGTGCGGAAGGGGAAGTACAAAGCCCACTTCTTCACCCAGG gctccgcCCACAGCGACACCACCGCAGACCCCGCCTGCCACGCCTCCAGCCTTCTGACTGCCCATGAGCCCCCACTGCTCTTTGACCTATCCGAGGACCCCGGTGAGAACTACGACCTTCTGAGGAGCGGGGCTGAGGTCTCCCCAGAGGCCCTGGAGGCGCTGAAGCACCTGCAGCTGCTCAAGGCCCAGTTTGATGCTGGTGTGAACTTCGGCCccagccaggtggccctgggcgaGGACCCTGCCCTGCAGATGTGCTGCAAGCCAGGCTGCAGTCCCTGGCCAGCCTGCTGCCACTGCCCAGAGACCCCACCCTGA